The region CTACAATGGGAAGGCGCACCTTCTTGCCTATCAGGTGCCTGTAACGCTCATCGGAAGGGTTAACGGCAACTGCAACGTCGCCCAGAAGGGTCTCGGGCCTCGTTGTGGCAACAACAATGTAGCCCTCCTCGCCCACAAGGGGGTAGCGAATGTACCACAGGTTTCCCTGCTCCTCTTCGTGCTCAACCTCAAGGTCGGAAAGGGCGGTATGGCACCTCGGACACCAGTTAATAAGGCGTTTGCCCCTGTATATGAGCCCCTCCTTGTAGAGAGTAACAAAGGCCCTCCTGACCGCCCTCGAGAAGCCCTCGTCCATGGTAAAACGCTCACGCTCCCAGTCGCAGGAGGTTCCCAGCTTTTTAAGCTGGTTTATTATCCTGCTGCCGTACTGCTCCTTCCACTTCCACACCCTCTTCAGGAACTCCTCCCTGCCAACGTCGTGGCGGGTGAGCCCTTCCTTTGCCAGCTCTCTCTCCACTACCCACTGGGTTGCAATGCCGGCGTGGTCGGTTCCGGGTACCCAGCACACCTCGTATCCGTTCATCCGCTTCCAGCGGCAGATAACATCCTGAAGCGTAGAGTTGAGGGCGTGACCCACGTGGAGAACGCCGGTAACGTTGGGGGGCGGAAGAACAACGCTGAACTTGGGCTTTTCACCCTTTAACACCTTTTCGGTATCTGCGTGAAAGTACCCCTTCTCAAGCCAGTGCCTGTACCACTTATCCTCAAACAGGGCCGGGTTGTAGGTGGGTTCCATCTCCATCCTTTTCCTCCAGCAAGAAGTTGCTCAATTTTAGTTGAAATCAAAAGTTGCAGGGATAAATTTATAGCCGACAGAGCGCGCCCGTAGCTCAACTGGATAGAGCGTGGGACTACGGATCCCAAGGTTGCAGGTTCGACTCCTGCCGGGCGCGCCACTTACCCCTCCACCGGAGCCGCCTTGAACGACCTCTACTTCCTCAGGCTTGCACTTCGGGAGGCGGAAAAAGCGCTATCCTTCGGGGAAGTTCCCATAGGAGCCGTTGTAGTAAGGAACGGAGAGGTTATAGCAAAGGCCTTCAACCGGAAGGAGTTCCTCCAGGACCCAACGGCCCACGCAGAGCTGATAGCAATAAGGGAGGCGGCGCGGAAGCTCAACAGCTGGAGGCTTAACGACTGCACCATCTACTCAACGGTAGAACCCTGTATAATGTGCTGTGGCGCTATAATTCAATCTCGGATAAAGAGGGTTGTCTACTCCACGCCCGACCCTAAATTTGGAGGGGTAGAGAGCCTATACAGGCTGCTGGGCGACGAGAGGAACAACCACAGGCCTGAAGTGGTGAAGCTGGAGCTTCCAGAATCGGAGGAGCTCCTGAAAGCCTTCTTCAGGTCCCTTCGCCGATAGCGGAGAGGTGGCCGAGCCCGGCTTAAGGCGCCCGACTCGAAATCGGGTGTGGGGGCAAACACCCCCACCGCGGGTTCAAATCCCGCCCTCTCCGCCACCTTAACCCCTATTGAGGAGACTCCATGGCCGGACAACACCCAAACCAAAATCAACCATCAAAAGAGGAAAAACTAAAAGTCCTTGAAAGTGCAATTAAACGGATAAAAAAGGAGTTCGGAGAGGGCGCAATAATGCGCCTTGGGGAAACGCCCGTTGAGAGAGTTCCGGCAATATCCACCGGCTCCATCTCGGTAGACAGAATCACCGGCATAGGCGGAGTACCCAGGGGAAGAATCACCGAGATTTTCGGCCCGGAAGCATCCGGTAAAACAACGCTGGCGCTCCACGTAATATCAAACGCACAGAAAGAAGGGGGCGTAGCGGCCTTTATAGACGCAGAGCACACCTTCGACCCGACCTACGCAAGGAACTTAGGGATAAACCTGGAAGAGCTTCTGCTATCTCAGCCCGACAGCGGAGAGCAGGCCCTTGAAATAGCCGAAACCCTCGTTAGGAGCGGTGCCGTAGACGTAATAGTCATAGACTCCGTAGCCGCCCTCACACCCGAGGCCGAGCTCAAGGGCGACATGGGAGACTCCCACGTGGGGCTCCAGGCAAGACTGATGTCTCAAGCCCTCAGAAAACTCACGGCGGCAGTCAGCAAAAGCAAGTGTGCTTTAATTTTCATAAACCAGGTCAGAGAAAAAATTGGTATGATGGGCTACGGAGGGCCCCAGGAGACAACTACAGGCGGCAGGGCCCTGAAGTTCTACGCCTCTATGAGGATGGACATAAGGAACATAGGCCAGATAAAGGGCAGAAACGACGAGCGTATAGGCCACAAGGCCAAGGTGAAAATCGTGAAGAACAAACTGGCCCCTCCCTTTAGGGAGGCCGTAGTTGAGATTTATTACGGCGAGGGCATCTCCAAGGAAGCCGACCTGCTGAACCTCGGAGAAGAACTTGGCATAATAAAAAGGAGCGGCTCGTGGTTCTCCTTCGACAACGTGAAGCTCGGCCAGGGCAAGGAAAACGCCCGCCAGTTCCTGAAGGAGAACCCCGAAATAGCCCAAGAGATAGAAAAGAGAATTCTGGAGGCACTCGGTGCCGAAGATAGAGCTGAAGCAGCTCCTTCTTAAAGCCTTTAAAATGGGAGCCTCGGACCTTCACCTGAGGGTGAAGGCCCCTCCCATATTCAGGGTAGACGGCAGAATAGTAAGGCTGGACCTCCCGCTACTTGAAGCGAGCGACATAGACGAGTACGTCAAAGAGATTCTCCCCTTAGAGAAGAAAAAGGAGCTTCCCTTCATAAAGAACATAGACCTTGCCTACTCCCTTCCCGGCGTCTGCAGGTTCAGGGTCAACATCTTCCGTCAGAGGGGGACCTTTGCAATCGTTATGAGGACAATCCCCGTTAAAGTCCCCGACATAGACGAACTGAACCTTCCGCCGGTCCTCAAGAAAATAGCCCTCTACCAGAGGGGGCTCGTTCTCGTTACCGGAACAACGGGTTCGGGTAAATCTACAACCCTTGCGGCAATGCTCAACGAGCTGAACAAGAGGGACTCACGGGTAGTCATAACAATCGAGGACCCTATAGAGTATCTCCACAGCGACAAGAAGTGCATCTTCTACCAGAGGGAAATCGGAGACGACGCCGACGACTTCTTCACCGCCCTGAGAGCGGCCCTCCGTGAAGACCCGGACGTAATCCTGGTGGGAGAGATGAGGGACGCGGAAACCGTAAGGACCGCCCTCGACGCGGCAGAAACGGGTCACATGGTATTCTCAACCCTCCACACCTTAGACGCAAAGGAGACAATAAACAGAATCATCTCCTTCTTCCCCCTTCACCAGCAGCAGGCAATAAGGTTCCAGCTCGCCTCCGTCCTCAAGGCAACCATATCCCAAAGGCTCATTCCCAGGGCCGACGGTAAGGGAAGGGTGCCCGCCGTAGAGGTGATGATAGTAACCGAGGCCATAAAAGAGCGGATAATGAACCCCGAGCTTACCGACGAGATTCCCCAGTTCATAGAGCAGGGCCACGACGTTTACGGCTCCCAAACCTTCGACCAATCGCTATACGACCTGTGGCAGAAAGGCCTCATAACAAAGGAAGATGCCCTCAAGTACGCAACAAAGCCCGACGACCTGCGACTGAAGATGGAGGGCATAATAAGCGGTGGAACCGAAAGAATATAGAGAGGCCTACACTTACGGCTTAAAGCTACTCTCCAAAAGGGGCTACTCAAAAAGAGGGCTTCTGAACAAGCTCAAGGAGAAGTTCCACCCGGAGGCGGCAGAGAGGGCCGTAGAGGAGCTTGCGCGTCAGGGCTACCTAAACGACCTCGAGCTGGCACTCTCCTACTTTGAGGAGAAGGTTAGAAAAGGGTGGGGCAGGAGAAAAATTGCCCTGCACCTAAAGGCCCTCGGCTTCTCAAGCGAAACGGTAAAGGAGGCAGAGCTACTAACTACGTTCAGCTACGAACAGCCCCTAAAAAGCCTCAGGAAGAAATTCCCGGGAGGAATCGGAGGGAGGAAGGAGAGAGAAAAGGCCCTGCGGTTTCTGCTTCAGAGGGGATTCTCCTGGCAGGAAGCCCAGGAGATATTAAAGAGGTTTGAAGAGGACGGGGCCTGAGAAGCCCCGCCCCACAGACTCAGCTCAAAAGCTCAGGTTCAGCATCTTGAGCATCTTCAGCGTAACGGCACCGGGAGTTATGGGAAGGTCGTGGTCTTTCTGGTAGGCAACAACCGCCCTCTGGGTTTTGGCTCCCCAGATGCCGTCAATCGGACCGTCGTAGTACCCCTCCTTTTTGAGGGCAACTTGGAGCTTCCCTATCATCTCGGGAGTCATGTTGGTCTTGCAAAGGACCTTAACCCATAGATACTGGGGTCCTCTGACCTGCACCCTCCTGTCTACCCAGGCGTACTTGGGAGGAATCACCACCTTCTCGACCCTTGCAGGCTCTACAAGCTCCTTAACCTTTACCGTTTTGTAAACCGGAGGCAGCTTTATAACCTTGGTAGTTGCAGGCTTAACGAGAACCTGCTTCTCTACGTACTTGTACTCGGGGGGTATAACCACCTTCTTTGTAACAGGAGGTTCCACCATTACCCTTTTACGTATGTACTTGTACTTGGCGGGAACCTCTACCAAACAGAGGATATCTCCCGTTTTGGGGTCCCACTTCTTCTTTATAGCCTTGTTTAGGAAGGACTCTCCCCGCTTCCACACGGTTCTGGGAGGCTCAACCATAACCTTCTCTGTAACCCACTTGTAAACGGCGGGCTTAACCACAACAACCTTTTCGGTTGCAGGCCTAACGAGAACCTTCTCCCTTACGGTTTTGTAAACCGGAGGAACGGTGATTATCTTCTCGGTTGCCGGCCTTACAAGCACCCTCTTCTCAACAACTCTGTAAACCGGGGGTTTGGTTATAACTTTTTCACCGCCTTCGTCTACTTCAACCCTTACCTTCTCTACAGCGTACTTCGGCGGCAGGTATCCTATCGCGAAGCACTCGCCGGGCTTGGCGTTGGGCGGAACAAGGGGTACCCCTTCGGAGAGGTTTATGGTGCAGGCCTTCTCCTGCTGAACCTGAGAGCCCGATACGGTTTCTGTAGCGGCGGTTTCCGCTTCGGTTTTGACCTGCTCCTGTGCAGCCTGAGAGCCGGACTGGCTGTTTACGAGCTTCTCCATACTCTCGGCAGGGCTCTTAAACTGCTCTTTAAGTTGACTTTGAGCGTTTGTAGCTTCCCGTGCGGTTTCCTCTTGAGCCTCTTGGGTCAGTTTCCGAATCTCCTCAACGGTTTTTCTGTATTTCTCCTCGGTTTCATCGTTAACGGCAACGTTTCCGGCAGACATGTTTGCAACGTGTTTAACGTTCTGCTGTGCGTGGGTGGAGACTTTTGAGAAATCCCCGCTTAAAGCGGCGCTCTCCTTAACGCAGGAAGCAAGGAGAAACAGAGGAACTGCCAGCAACAACTTCTTAATTTTCATTAATTCCTCCCCTAATCTACTCGTGGTTTGGCCAAATAATATTCCAAAACCGCCGTTTAATAATTAATGAACGGGAATGTTTATTAAATTTTTCCAATAAAACTTGTGATTCACCGGAATAAAACCGGGCAGGCACGAAGGTTGAAGAGAGGTGAGGGGCCTCTAAATTTCAGAGAGGTCTAATAGAATTTGGTTAGCGAAACTGGCTAAGGAGAGACTATGGAGTGGAGCGCTGACAGAATAAGGGAGACCTTCCTGAAGTTTTTCGAGGAGAAGGGACACGCAAGGGTTAAAAGCTCTCCCCTTGTCCCAAAGAACGACCCGACGCTCCTTTTCACAAACGCCGGAATGGTTCAGTTCAAAGACTACTTCCTCGGCAAGGAAGAGCCGCCCTTTAAAAGGGCAACGAGCTGCCAGAAGTGCATGAGGGCAGGAGGAAAGCACAACGACCTTGAGAACGTTGGAAGAACCGGCAGACACCACACCTTCTTTGAGATGCTCGGGAACTTCTCTTTTGGCGACTACTTTAAGGAGGAGGCGATTAAGTTCGCCTGGGAGCTGG is a window of Thermovibrio ammonificans HB-1 DNA encoding:
- a CDS encoding nucleoside deaminase, whose product is MNDLYFLRLALREAEKALSFGEVPIGAVVVRNGEVIAKAFNRKEFLQDPTAHAELIAIREAARKLNSWRLNDCTIYSTVEPCIMCCGAIIQSRIKRVVYSTPDPKFGGVESLYRLLGDERNNHRPEVVKLELPESEELLKAFFRSLRR
- the recA gene encoding recombinase RecA, which produces MAGQHPNQNQPSKEEKLKVLESAIKRIKKEFGEGAIMRLGETPVERVPAISTGSISVDRITGIGGVPRGRITEIFGPEASGKTTLALHVISNAQKEGGVAAFIDAEHTFDPTYARNLGINLEELLLSQPDSGEQALEIAETLVRSGAVDVIVIDSVAALTPEAELKGDMGDSHVGLQARLMSQALRKLTAAVSKSKCALIFINQVREKIGMMGYGGPQETTTGGRALKFYASMRMDIRNIGQIKGRNDERIGHKAKVKIVKNKLAPPFREAVVEIYYGEGISKEADLLNLGEELGIIKRSGSWFSFDNVKLGQGKENARQFLKENPEIAQEIEKRILEALGAEDRAEAAPS
- a CDS encoding type IV pilus twitching motility protein PilT; its protein translation is MPKIELKQLLLKAFKMGASDLHLRVKAPPIFRVDGRIVRLDLPLLEASDIDEYVKEILPLEKKKELPFIKNIDLAYSLPGVCRFRVNIFRQRGTFAIVMRTIPVKVPDIDELNLPPVLKKIALYQRGLVLVTGTTGSGKSTTLAAMLNELNKRDSRVVITIEDPIEYLHSDKKCIFYQREIGDDADDFFTALRAALREDPDVILVGEMRDAETVRTALDAAETGHMVFSTLHTLDAKETINRIISFFPLHQQQAIRFQLASVLKATISQRLIPRADGKGRVPAVEVMIVTEAIKERIMNPELTDEIPQFIEQGHDVYGSQTFDQSLYDLWQKGLITKEDALKYATKPDDLRLKMEGIISGGTERI
- a CDS encoding regulatory protein RecX, which codes for MEPKEYREAYTYGLKLLSKRGYSKRGLLNKLKEKFHPEAAERAVEELARQGYLNDLELALSYFEEKVRKGWGRRKIALHLKALGFSSETVKEAELLTTFSYEQPLKSLRKKFPGGIGGRKEREKALRFLLQRGFSWQEAQEILKRFEEDGA
- a CDS encoding peptidoglycan-binding domain-containing protein, whose amino-acid sequence is MKIKKLLLAVPLFLLASCVKESAALSGDFSKVSTHAQQNVKHVANMSAGNVAVNDETEEKYRKTVEEIRKLTQEAQEETAREATNAQSQLKEQFKSPAESMEKLVNSQSGSQAAQEQVKTEAETAATETVSGSQVQQEKACTINLSEGVPLVPPNAKPGECFAIGYLPPKYAVEKVRVEVDEGGEKVITKPPVYRVVEKRVLVRPATEKIITVPPVYKTVREKVLVRPATEKVVVVKPAVYKWVTEKVMVEPPRTVWKRGESFLNKAIKKKWDPKTGDILCLVEVPAKYKYIRKRVMVEPPVTKKVVIPPEYKYVEKQVLVKPATTKVIKLPPVYKTVKVKELVEPARVEKVVIPPKYAWVDRRVQVRGPQYLWVKVLCKTNMTPEMIGKLQVALKKEGYYDGPIDGIWGAKTQRAVVAYQKDHDLPITPGAVTLKMLKMLNLSF